A section of the Pseudomonas lini genome encodes:
- a CDS encoding bile acid:sodium symporter family protein, protein MHAFKHLKRVVTDWFLCGMLIATLLAYVFPTFGATGGGMHAEWVINIGVFLVFFLHGVNLSSEQIRHGLKNWKLHVMVQTFTFAVFPLIWLLSDKLLGSHTPSLLMLGFLYLCALPSTISSSVALTGSAGGNVPAAILNASLSSVLGIFLTPLLVSFVVGNGAGGIDLGATLLDLCAMLLLPLVLGQLLRPLLGKFFARHKRYTNIADKLVILLLVYSAFCNSMVSGMWQQQGNSVILTALMGSAILLAVILWMTTRTARALKFSPADEIAAVFCASKKSLAAGAPMAALIFGANPGLGLILLPIMIYHPLQLIVCSVMVEGYANRNRELAAQQRAAVLNPQ, encoded by the coding sequence ATGCATGCCTTCAAACACCTCAAACGCGTGGTCACCGACTGGTTCTTGTGCGGCATGCTGATCGCCACGCTGCTGGCGTATGTCTTCCCGACCTTCGGCGCCACCGGCGGCGGGATGCACGCGGAGTGGGTGATCAACATCGGCGTGTTTCTGGTGTTCTTCCTGCACGGGGTCAACCTCTCCAGTGAGCAGATCCGCCACGGGCTGAAAAACTGGAAGCTGCACGTGATGGTTCAGACCTTCACCTTCGCGGTGTTTCCGCTGATCTGGCTGCTGAGCGACAAGCTGCTGGGCTCGCACACCCCCTCACTGTTAATGCTCGGTTTCCTCTACCTCTGCGCCCTGCCTTCGACCATTTCCTCGTCCGTGGCGCTGACCGGTAGCGCGGGCGGCAATGTACCGGCGGCCATTCTCAACGCGAGCCTGTCCAGTGTGCTGGGGATTTTTCTGACACCGTTGCTGGTGAGTTTCGTGGTTGGCAACGGCGCTGGTGGTATCGACCTCGGTGCAACTCTGCTCGATTTGTGCGCCATGCTGCTATTGCCGCTGGTGCTCGGGCAATTGCTGCGGCCGTTACTGGGCAAGTTTTTCGCTCGGCACAAGCGCTACACCAACATCGCCGACAAACTGGTGATTCTGCTGCTGGTGTACTCGGCGTTCTGCAATTCGATGGTGTCGGGGATGTGGCAGCAACAGGGCAACAGCGTGATTCTGACTGCGCTGATGGGCAGTGCGATTTTGCTGGCAGTCATCCTGTGGATGACCACCCGCACCGCTCGTGCGCTGAAGTTCAGCCCTGCCGATGAGATTGCCGCAGTGTTCTGTGCCAGCAAAAAATCCCTGGCGGCCGGTGCACCGATGGCGGCGCTGATCTTCGGCGCCAACCCCGGCCTTGGCTTGATCCTGCTGCCGATCATGATCTATCACCCGTTGCAGCTGATCGTCTGCTCGGTGATGGTCGAGGGTTACGCCAACCGCAACCGGGAACTGGCCGCGCAGCAACGCGCGGCAGTGCTCAACCCCCAGTAA
- a CDS encoding helix-turn-helix transcriptional regulator produces the protein MPTNGQLSLERTIPALTALPRPLYARSESLNAGSWTPPHRHDWVQFSYAISGVLGVHTAEGSFFAPPQWGIWIPADLEHQVVTSMRAEMRSLYVRREDCPWADGRCRVLEVTPLARELIKRFCLLPVEYPQGDSQEARLVGVLLDQLANLPEVGFSLPLPRHERLLGLCNELIDSPERNATLQEWAERLGTSQKTLMRLFQRETGLSFRGWRQRMRLLSSLSLLEEGNSVTHAALSCGYDSTSAFIAAFKGLFGFTPGELFKQ, from the coding sequence ATGCCGACTAACGGACAGCTTTCCCTCGAACGGACCATCCCGGCGCTGACGGCGTTGCCGCGCCCGTTGTATGCGCGGTCGGAAAGTCTGAACGCTGGTTCGTGGACACCGCCGCATCGTCACGATTGGGTGCAGTTTTCCTACGCCATCAGCGGCGTTCTCGGTGTGCACACCGCCGAGGGCAGTTTCTTTGCACCGCCGCAGTGGGGCATCTGGATTCCGGCGGATCTCGAGCATCAGGTTGTGACCTCAATGCGTGCCGAGATGCGCAGCCTGTACGTGCGTCGCGAGGACTGCCCATGGGCGGACGGGCGTTGCCGGGTGCTGGAAGTCACGCCATTGGCGCGGGAACTGATCAAGCGTTTTTGCCTGTTGCCGGTGGAGTATCCACAGGGCGACAGCCAGGAGGCGCGATTGGTGGGCGTGTTGCTGGATCAGTTGGCGAATCTGCCGGAGGTGGGGTTTTCCCTGCCGCTGCCCCGGCATGAACGTTTGTTGGGCTTGTGCAACGAGCTGATCGACAGCCCTGAGCGCAATGCGACCTTGCAGGAGTGGGCCGAGCGTTTGGGCACGTCGCAGAAAACCCTGATGCGCTTGTTCCAGCGTGAAACCGGGTTGAGCTTCCGCGGCTGGCGGCAGCGCATGCGGCTGCTGTCGTCGCTGAGTTTGCTGGAAGAGGGGAACAGCGTGACCCATGCCGCGCTGTCTTGCGGGTATGACTCGACGTCGGCGTTTATTGCGGCGTTCAAGGGGTTGTTCGGGTTTACCCCAGGGGAATTGTTCAAACAGTGA
- a CDS encoding methyl-accepting chemotaxis protein translates to MNIKQKLTWAFAIIACLPVVLVATLVVLNLRSDAKDNFVDGSGREIRQVSNAMQLFFDGISQNVDYLAGQPLIKAGDASVKSRVSADAAQLPESEMDTKLLDLFTGLASSHPAYSYVSYGLSSGGYATWPADPKMANYDPRVRPWYKTALANPGKTMRTEAYYWAGDDAVLVSTVRTVANQLGAQGGVLAIDVSLKQLTEIVKQIKLGETGYLMLVENTGTILVDPKQPEHNFKALNSLGDGYAQLAKAGKGLVEVELNGERYMANVWPSEQLGWTFIGLIKQTDVMSSATQLTWLIAIIAAVLAVFFAIVGASFASLIVRPIRSVASGLEGIAQGEGDLTKNLHIRGSDETAQLANWFNQFLAAIRNLIQSIGGAATKILATSQSSTQVSSDMAEAAGRQREAVDMVSTAFHEMVATANEVARSCSQAAESADSGQRQAREGQQQIDAAVSSVDRLSQEIEQSAQSMQQLERDSNDIQSILGTIRSIAEQTNLLALNAAIEAARAGEQGRGFAVVADEVRALAKRTADSTAEIDGLLGNLAKRTSQVTQQMHASLEVSQQSVTRIGEARSSFGQIRESVDVIRDMNTQIATAAEEQHQVAEDINRHISQIHGDAQLVAELANSARLDSQSLAGLSNELDGLVRRFRT, encoded by the coding sequence ATGAACATCAAACAGAAGTTGACCTGGGCGTTTGCAATCATCGCCTGCTTGCCCGTGGTGCTGGTCGCCACCCTCGTGGTGCTGAACTTGCGCAGCGATGCCAAGGACAATTTTGTCGACGGCAGCGGCCGCGAGATTCGTCAGGTCAGCAATGCCATGCAGCTGTTCTTTGACGGCATCAGCCAGAATGTCGATTACCTGGCCGGCCAGCCGCTGATCAAAGCAGGCGACGCCAGCGTAAAAAGCCGGGTCAGTGCCGACGCCGCGCAATTGCCAGAAAGTGAGATGGACACAAAGCTGCTGGATTTGTTCACCGGGCTGGCCAGCAGCCACCCGGCCTATTCCTATGTGTCTTACGGCTTGTCCAGCGGTGGTTATGCCACATGGCCGGCTGACCCGAAGATGGCCAATTACGACCCCCGTGTTCGCCCCTGGTACAAGACGGCCTTGGCCAACCCAGGCAAGACGATGCGCACTGAGGCCTATTACTGGGCCGGTGACGACGCCGTGCTGGTCAGTACCGTGCGCACGGTGGCCAATCAGCTGGGGGCCCAAGGCGGAGTGCTCGCCATCGATGTGTCCCTCAAGCAGCTCACTGAAATCGTCAAACAAATCAAACTCGGCGAAACCGGCTACCTGATGCTGGTGGAAAACACCGGCACAATCCTGGTCGATCCGAAGCAACCGGAACACAACTTCAAAGCGCTCAATAGCCTCGGCGACGGCTACGCGCAACTCGCCAAGGCCGGTAAAGGGCTGGTGGAAGTCGAGCTCAATGGCGAGCGCTACATGGCCAACGTCTGGCCGTCGGAGCAACTGGGCTGGACCTTTATCGGCCTGATCAAGCAGACCGACGTGATGAGTTCGGCCACTCAACTGACCTGGCTGATCGCGATCATCGCGGCAGTATTGGCGGTATTCTTCGCCATCGTCGGCGCCAGTTTCGCCAGCCTGATCGTGCGACCGATTCGTAGCGTGGCCAGTGGTCTGGAAGGCATTGCCCAGGGTGAAGGCGACCTGACCAAGAACCTGCACATCCGTGGCAGCGACGAAACGGCTCAATTGGCCAACTGGTTCAACCAGTTTCTGGCGGCGATTCGCAATTTGATCCAGAGCATCGGCGGCGCCGCGACCAAAATCCTCGCCACCTCCCAGAGTTCGACGCAAGTCTCCAGCGACATGGCCGAAGCCGCCGGGCGCCAGCGTGAAGCGGTGGACATGGTGTCCACGGCGTTCCACGAAATGGTCGCCACCGCCAACGAAGTCGCACGCTCCTGCAGCCAGGCTGCCGAGTCGGCCGACAGCGGCCAGCGCCAGGCGCGCGAAGGTCAGCAGCAGATCGATGCCGCAGTGAGCAGTGTTGATCGCTTGAGCCAGGAAATCGAGCAATCGGCGCAATCGATGCAACAGCTTGAGCGCGATAGCAACGACATTCAGTCGATCCTCGGGACCATCCGTTCGATCGCCGAACAAACCAACCTATTGGCACTGAACGCCGCCATCGAAGCGGCCCGGGCGGGTGAACAGGGTCGTGGTTTTGCGGTAGTGGCGGATGAAGTTCGCGCCCTGGCCAAACGGACGGCCGACTCCACGGCGGAAATCGACGGACTGCTCGGCAACCTGGCCAAGCGCACCAGCCAGGTGACGCAGCAGATGCATGCGAGCCTGGAAGTGTCTCAGCAATCGGTGACCCGCATCGGCGAAGCGCGCAGCAGCTTCGGGCAGATTCGTGAATCGGTGGATGTGATTCGCGACATGAACACTCAAATCGCCACGGCAGCGGAAGAACAGCATCAAGTGGCGGAAGACATCAATCGCCACATCAGCCAGATTCATGGCGATGCGCAGTTGGTGGCGGAACTGGCGAACTCGGCGCGCCTGGATTCTCAGAGCCTGGCGGGGTTGTCGAATGAGTTGGATGGGTTGGTTCGGCGGTTCAGGACCTGA
- a CDS encoding PA4780 family RIO1-like protein kinase yields MKTPKRIEPLIEDGLVDEVLRPLMSGKEAAVYVVRCGNELRCAKVYKEANKRSFRQAAEYQEGRKVRNSRQARAMAKGSKFGKKETEDAWQNAEVAALFRLAGAGVRVPKPYDFLEGVLLMELVADEYGDAAPRLNDVVLEPDQAREYHAFLISQIVLMLCTGLVHGDLSEFNVLLTPTGPVIIDLPQAVDAAGNNHAFNMLERDVGNMASYFGRFAPELKRTKYAKEMWALYEAGTLHPASVLTGEFDEPEELADVGGIMREIEAARLDEERRQAVRAADDAPPSKTEEPPPPWMQ; encoded by the coding sequence ATGAAGACTCCAAAACGCATTGAACCCCTGATCGAGGACGGTCTGGTCGACGAGGTGCTGCGCCCACTCATGAGTGGTAAAGAAGCAGCTGTTTATGTGGTGCGCTGCGGCAACGAGCTGCGTTGTGCCAAGGTCTACAAGGAGGCGAATAAACGCAGTTTTCGTCAGGCGGCCGAGTATCAGGAAGGCCGTAAGGTGCGCAACAGCCGGCAGGCTCGAGCGATGGCCAAGGGCTCCAAGTTCGGCAAGAAAGAAACCGAAGATGCCTGGCAGAATGCCGAAGTGGCGGCGTTGTTCCGACTGGCCGGTGCCGGTGTGCGCGTACCCAAGCCGTATGACTTCCTCGAAGGCGTACTGCTGATGGAACTGGTGGCCGACGAGTACGGTGATGCCGCGCCGCGTCTGAACGATGTGGTGCTGGAGCCGGACCAGGCGCGCGAATATCACGCGTTTCTGATTTCGCAGATCGTGCTGATGCTGTGTACCGGTTTGGTGCACGGTGACCTGTCCGAGTTCAACGTGCTTCTGACGCCGACTGGCCCGGTCATCATCGACCTGCCGCAAGCGGTGGATGCGGCGGGCAACAACCACGCGTTCAACATGCTGGAGCGGGACGTGGGCAACATGGCGTCGTACTTCGGTCGTTTTGCACCGGAGTTGAAACGCACCAAGTACGCCAAGGAAATGTGGGCATTGTACGAAGCCGGCACTCTGCACCCGGCCAGTGTATTGACCGGCGAGTTCGACGAGCCGGAAGAACTGGCGGACGTCGGCGGGATCATGCGCGAGATCGAGGCGGCCCGTCTCGATGAAGAGCGTCGTCAAGCGGTTCGGGCGGCGGACGATGCGCCACCGAGCAAGACCGAAGAGCCGCCTCCACCGTGGATGCAGTAA
- a CDS encoding MFS transporter, protein MNSTRNAQLIIAARLISDFGAFLNMVALATYVYLLSNSAMSVGIFLASRVGGGIFASLIGTTFYRHWVGRMPLIAFDLLRAGLLGLLLVLPVDQQALLLPVIAFGLGFGNSMFAIGLNSQLPHMIDKAQLLKTNAWITSASSAAMVGGSLVAGLLVAGFGFETVFALNVVTYLLAALLIVPLRFPRPAPSDEPRHQQGEWPALRQGLHTAPVLTAMLAVAMADTLGSAAHNVGLPIISKLLTPESASTTLGLMLAVWAIGKFIGARVASRLKGTDNAHLERRFFFGVLLMSCGFILMFQQQTLYGLLLFSLPAGLGDGISEVGLMSRLQREPDNLRLPIFSFLTLLQMTGFGIGMLIAAPFYSWWTPGAVVLLFHGIPLTTLLVAKGGALRNGRVRRSSPTPAP, encoded by the coding sequence GTGAATTCCACCCGCAATGCCCAACTGATCATCGCCGCCCGGCTGATTTCGGACTTCGGCGCTTTCCTCAACATGGTTGCCCTGGCCACTTACGTCTATCTGCTCAGCAACAGCGCCATGAGTGTCGGGATCTTCCTCGCCAGCCGTGTGGGCGGAGGGATTTTTGCCAGTCTTATCGGCACCACTTTCTATCGCCACTGGGTCGGGCGCATGCCGCTGATCGCCTTTGATTTGTTGCGTGCAGGATTGCTTGGCTTGTTGCTGGTGCTGCCGGTCGACCAGCAGGCGCTGCTACTACCGGTCATCGCGTTCGGCCTGGGCTTCGGCAATTCGATGTTCGCTATTGGCCTCAACAGCCAATTACCGCACATGATCGATAAGGCGCAGCTGCTCAAGACCAATGCCTGGATTACCTCGGCGTCGTCTGCGGCGATGGTCGGCGGGAGTCTGGTGGCGGGTTTGTTGGTGGCAGGGTTTGGCTTTGAAACGGTGTTTGCCCTGAACGTGGTCACTTACCTGCTGGCGGCGTTGTTGATTGTGCCGCTGCGGTTTCCCAGACCTGCACCCAGTGACGAGCCTCGTCACCAACAGGGCGAATGGCCGGCCCTGCGTCAGGGCTTGCACACGGCGCCGGTGCTGACGGCGATGCTCGCCGTTGCCATGGCCGATACGCTTGGCAGCGCCGCGCACAACGTCGGCCTCCCGATCATTTCAAAGCTGCTGACACCCGAGTCGGCCAGCACCACCCTGGGCCTGATGCTGGCGGTCTGGGCCATTGGGAAATTCATCGGTGCGCGAGTCGCCAGTCGCCTGAAAGGTACGGACAACGCGCACCTTGAACGGCGATTTTTCTTCGGCGTGTTGCTGATGTCTTGTGGCTTCATCCTGATGTTTCAGCAGCAAACCCTTTACGGCTTGCTGCTGTTTTCATTGCCCGCAGGCTTGGGTGACGGCATCTCGGAAGTCGGCCTGATGTCGCGCCTGCAACGTGAACCGGACAACCTGCGCTTGCCGATTTTCAGCTTTCTGACGCTGCTGCAAATGACCGGGTTCGGCATCGGCATGTTGATCGCCGCGCCGTTCTATTCCTGGTGGACGCCCGGCGCGGTGGTGTTGTTGTTCCACGGCATTCCCCTCACCACGTTGCTGGTGGCGAAGGGGGGGGCGCTCAGGAATGGGCGGGTTCGGCGCAGCAGCCCGACGCCAGCTCCTTGA
- the cueR gene encoding Cu(I)-responsive transcriptional regulator — translation MNIGQAARQSGLSAKMIRYYESIGLLKAAHRTDSGYRVYGDDDLHTLAFIKRSRDLGFSLEEVGKLLTLWQDRQRASADVKALARQHIDELNQKIRELGQLRDTLQDLVEHCHGDHRPDCPILKELASGCCAEPAHS, via the coding sequence ATGAACATTGGCCAAGCGGCCCGCCAGAGCGGTCTGAGCGCGAAGATGATTCGTTACTACGAATCCATCGGCCTGCTCAAGGCAGCCCATCGCACCGACAGTGGCTACCGGGTCTATGGCGACGACGATCTGCATACCTTGGCGTTCATCAAGCGCTCTCGGGACCTGGGCTTTTCACTGGAAGAGGTCGGTAAATTGCTGACCCTCTGGCAGGACCGTCAGCGAGCCAGTGCCGATGTGAAGGCGCTGGCCCGTCAGCACATCGACGAGCTGAACCAGAAGATTCGCGAACTCGGCCAACTGCGCGACACCCTGCAAGACCTGGTGGAACATTGCCACGGCGACCACCGCCCGGACTGCCCGATCCTCAAGGAGCTGGCGTCGGGCTGCTGCGCCGAACCCGCCCATTCCTGA
- a CDS encoding heavy metal translocating P-type ATPase, whose translation MSESTTFDLPIAGMTCASCAGRVERALSKVIGATAVSVNLATEQARVQAPSDSLPALMEAVQQAGYSVPQQSLELSIDGMTCASCVGRVERALAKVPGVKSVSVNLANERAHLELLGQVDPQALLDAVTKAGYSASVWKVEHPQTDNQQQRLHRERWALLAAIALALPLVLPMVLQPFGVHWMLPAWVQFALATPVQFIFGARFYVAAWKAVRAGAGNMDLLVALGTSAGYGLSVYEWATAAGRLPHLYFEASAVVIALVLLGKYLESRAKRQTASAIRALEALRPERAIQVIDGREQDVAISALRLNDLVMVKPGERFPVDGEVVEGQSHADEALISGESLPVPKQPGDKVTGGAINGEGRLLVRTLALGAETVLARIIRLVEDAQAAKAPIQKLVDKVSQVFVPAVLLIALATLVGWWLYGAPLETALINAVAVLVIACPCALGLATPTAIMAGTGVAARYGILIKDAEALERAHEVSAVVFDKTGTLTSGTPRIAHLSASEGDEAALLQMAGALQRGSEHPLAKAVLDACAERGLTVADVSDSQSLTGRGIAGNLDGRRLALGNRRLLEESGLSAGPLTDCATAWETEGRTLSWLIEQSPEPRVLGLFAFGDTLKPGALHAVQQLSARNISSHLLTGDNRGSAKVVAEALGISDVHAEVLPADKAATVAALKKTGVVAMVGDGINDAPALAAADIGIAMGGGTDVAMHAAGITLMRGDPRLVPAALEISRKTYAKIRQNLFWAFVYNLIGLPLAAFGFLNPVLAGAAMALSSVSVVSNALLLKTWKPKDLEDNR comes from the coding sequence ATGTCCGAATCCACCACTTTCGATCTGCCGATTGCCGGCATGACCTGTGCCAGTTGCGCCGGGCGTGTCGAACGAGCCTTGAGCAAAGTCATTGGCGCCACGGCCGTCAGCGTCAATCTGGCCACCGAACAGGCCCGGGTTCAAGCGCCCAGCGACAGCCTGCCGGCCTTGATGGAGGCGGTGCAGCAAGCCGGTTACAGCGTGCCCCAGCAGAGCCTGGAATTGAGCATCGACGGCATGACCTGCGCGTCCTGCGTCGGACGCGTCGAACGGGCACTGGCCAAGGTGCCGGGGGTCAAAAGTGTCAGCGTCAACCTGGCCAACGAACGTGCGCACCTCGAACTGCTCGGCCAGGTCGACCCGCAAGCTTTGCTCGACGCCGTGACCAAGGCTGGTTACTCCGCCAGCGTCTGGAAAGTCGAACACCCGCAAACCGACAATCAACAACAACGATTGCACCGCGAACGCTGGGCCTTGCTGGCGGCTATCGCCCTCGCTTTGCCGCTGGTGCTGCCGATGGTGCTGCAACCTTTCGGCGTGCACTGGATGCTCCCCGCGTGGGTGCAGTTTGCGTTGGCCACGCCGGTGCAGTTCATCTTCGGCGCGCGCTTCTATGTCGCTGCGTGGAAAGCCGTGCGCGCCGGCGCCGGCAACATGGATTTGCTGGTAGCCCTGGGCACCAGCGCCGGCTATGGCTTGAGCGTTTACGAGTGGGCCACCGCTGCCGGTCGCCTGCCGCACCTGTATTTCGAAGCCTCGGCAGTGGTAATCGCTCTGGTGCTGCTGGGCAAATACCTGGAAAGCCGCGCCAAGCGCCAGACCGCCAGCGCCATTCGCGCTCTGGAAGCCTTGCGTCCGGAGCGAGCCATTCAGGTAATCGATGGCCGCGAGCAGGACGTCGCGATCAGCGCTTTGCGCCTCAACGATCTGGTCATGGTCAAACCCGGTGAACGCTTCCCGGTGGATGGTGAAGTGGTGGAAGGCCAGAGCCACGCCGATGAAGCACTGATCAGCGGCGAGAGCCTGCCGGTGCCAAAACAGCCGGGCGACAAGGTCACCGGCGGCGCCATCAATGGCGAAGGTCGGCTGCTGGTTCGGACTTTGGCGCTCGGTGCAGAAACCGTGCTGGCGCGGATCATCCGCCTGGTCGAAGACGCGCAGGCGGCAAAAGCACCGATCCAGAAACTGGTGGATAAAGTCAGCCAGGTGTTCGTGCCGGCGGTGCTGCTGATCGCGCTGGCGACTTTAGTCGGTTGGTGGCTGTACGGCGCGCCACTGGAAACCGCGTTGATCAACGCCGTCGCGGTGTTGGTGATCGCCTGCCCTTGCGCACTCGGGCTGGCCACGCCGACAGCAATCATGGCCGGCACCGGTGTGGCGGCGCGCTACGGGATTCTGATCAAGGATGCCGAAGCGTTGGAGCGTGCCCATGAAGTCAGCGCCGTGGTGTTCGACAAGACCGGCACACTGACTTCGGGCACACCGCGCATCGCTCATCTGAGTGCCAGCGAAGGTGACGAAGCTGCCCTGCTGCAAATGGCCGGTGCGCTGCAACGCGGCAGCGAACACCCGTTGGCCAAGGCTGTGCTGGATGCGTGCGCCGAGCGCGGCTTGACCGTGGCTGATGTCAGCGACAGTCAATCGCTGACCGGGCGCGGCATTGCCGGCAATCTCGATGGTCGACGGTTGGCCTTGGGCAATCGGCGTCTGCTGGAAGAAAGCGGCTTGAGCGCCGGACCATTGACCGACTGCGCAACCGCTTGGGAAACCGAAGGCAGAACCCTGTCCTGGCTGATCGAACAAAGCCCTGAACCGCGAGTGCTCGGCCTGTTCGCCTTCGGAGACACACTCAAACCCGGCGCCTTGCACGCGGTGCAACAGCTGAGTGCACGGAACATCAGCAGCCACTTGCTGACCGGCGATAACCGCGGCAGCGCCAAGGTGGTCGCCGAGGCACTGGGCATCAGCGATGTCCACGCCGAAGTATTGCCGGCGGACAAAGCCGCCACCGTCGCCGCACTAAAAAAAACCGGCGTGGTGGCGATGGTTGGCGATGGCATCAACGACGCGCCGGCCCTCGCCGCGGCAGACATCGGCATCGCCATGGGCGGCGGCACCGACGTCGCCATGCACGCGGCCGGGATCACCCTGATGCGCGGCGATCCACGGCTGGTGCCGGCGGCGCTGGAAATCAGCCGCAAGACCTACGCGAAGATTCGCCAAAACCTGTTCTGGGCCTTCGTCTATAACCTGATCGGCCTGCCACTGGCGGCGTTCGGCTTCCTCAACCCGGTGCTGGCCGGCGCGGCCATGGCGCTGTCGAGCGTCAGCGTGGTCAGCAATGCGTTACTGTTGAAAACCTGGAAACCCAAAGACCTGGAGGACAACCGATGA